One window from the genome of Ammoniphilus sp. CFH 90114 encodes:
- the spoVM gene encoding stage V sporulation protein SpoVM, whose translation MKFYTIKLPRFIGGMVKAMLGAFKKK comes from the coding sequence ATGAAGTTTTATACAATCAAGCTTCCAAGATTTATAGGGGGAATGGTAAAGGCCATGTTAGGAGCCTTTAAGAAAAAATAG